The genomic window TAGTTGCCGCCGGCAACGAGTTCGCCTTCGAAGCTGTGGCCCAGTTCGGCGGCAATGCGGTCGGCAATCTGGTCTCGGGTCTGCGCGGTCATACGGGTTCCATGGTTCCATCAAACGATGGCTTCATTGTCGCCATCCGCGTGCGGCGCAACAGATACAGATTGCGCAGACCCGATGCGCAACAGACGGCTTGGCGCAGCGCCTACTGCTCGATGGCGAGGTACACGCGCCCGCCCTCGATCTTCACCGGATAGCTGCGCAGGTCCTCGGTGAGCGGCGCGCACATGGCCTTGCCGGTGCGCACGTCGAAGCGCCCCTGGTGCAGCGGGCATTCGATCTCGTGGCCTTCGAGAAAGCCGTCGCAAAGGCGCGCGTGGCCGTGGGTGCAGATGTTGTCGGTCGCATGAATGCCGTCTTCGGTGCCGTACAGGGCAATGTCCCTGCCCTGCACCTCGATGCCCACCACGTCGTCGGCGGGAACCTCGTCGACCGACGCCGCGTCGATCCATGTCACTGTGGTCATAGCTGGATGCCTTTGGAACTTGGGTGGCTCAGATGGGATAGATGATCGAGTTGGGGATCATCTCGCTGTCGAACACGCAAAGGCGTGTCGCGAACTTCAGCCCTTCGGGGGTCGCAACCACCGTGTCGATGTAGCGGCCGACGTTGAACACGGTCGATGCCTGGTCGAGCTTGGTGCGAAACACTGCGTAGTTGGCTTCGCTGTGGATCGTGCCGTCGGCATCGACCTTGTGCACCAGCGGCAGGCCCACCACGTGGCGCTGGTAGTACGGGTCGTGAAACAGCGTTTCCTTGATGCCGTAGACGCGGTCTTCGAGCATGCCTCGGCTCTCGAAAGACAGCGTGGCAAGCGGCAGCCCGCGCTCGTGGTTCTCGCGCGGCTGCAGCCTGTAGCTGCACTCGTCGATGAAGAACGCCGGCCACAAGTCCCACTGCCCCGAATCGACGGCATGCGCATAGGCCGCGTACAGCCGCGACAGTTCGAGATAAGCGTTGGCGTCGAGGTTCATGCCGCCTCCATCACTTCGCGCCAGTAACGGTACATGCCGCGGATCAGCGTTTCGGTGACCATGTGGTCGGTGTTCTCGACCTCGCGCCCGCCCAGTTCGGCGAGCGTGCGGTGATACGGCTTCTGTTCGAAGCCTTCCTGCGAAAACTCGATCACCTCGCCGTCGTCGGCCGAGACAAAGCCGGCCGGCCCGAACAGGTTGGCCTGGCGGAGGCGGCGCTGTGTCATCTCCTCGGTGTCGTCTTCAAAGCCGAAGTGCGTCCAGACGAAATCGAAGGCGTCGTGGCCCACGGGCTGTATGTGGCGCGTGGACACGCTGTTGACCTGCTGCTGCAGGATGAGGCTCGGGAACAACGTCATCATCACCGCCGTGGGCCCGTTCCACCAGGGCTCGGGCACGATGTCCAGAAAACGCGGGTCCTTCAGCTGCATGCTCTCCTTGAAGCTCGACACCTGCGTGACCTGCGCGGCCTTGCCGGCGCTGCCGCGGGTGGAAATCATTGCGGCATGGCGGCCGTGCGAATCCATCTTGAGCTCCGACTTGTTGTCCGCACGCCAGAGCCCGAAGGTGACGAACCATGTGTGCAAGAGGCCCGGGTGGTACGGGTCCTTGATGTTCTCCTGCATCAGCTTCCAGTTGCCCGGAATGCGCTGGCGGCTGTAGCCAAGAATGGTGAGCTTGCGGCCGTCGAACAGGCGGTCGAAGTAGCCAAGGATGTCTGGTCCGAGAAAGTCCTCGAAGGGCTCGATGTCGTGGTCGAACGATGCGAACACCACGCCGCCGCGCGAGGCCACCTTGAGCTTGTTGAGGCCGTGCTCTTCGGTCTTGAAGTCTGCCGGCATGCCGCCGTTGACCTTGCCGTCCTGCTTCACGCCGCGGCGGAACGGCACGCCTTGCAAGTCGCCCTTGAGTGTGTAGTTCCACTGGTGGTACGGGCAGACAAACTCCTTCTTGTTGCCGTGGCGCTCGCGGCAGAACTGCATGCCGCGGTGGGCGCAGACGTTCTCGAACACATGGATGGCACCCGCTTCGTCGCGCGACATGACGACGGAGCGCTCGCCGATGGCCGTGCGCTTGAAGTCGCCCGTATTCGGAATCTCGGCTTCCAGGCCCACGTAGCACCAGTGCTTTTCGTAGAAGAAGCGCTGCAGCTCCTTCTTGTGCAGCGCCTCGTCGGTGTAGGCCATGAAGGGAATGCGGCTGGTCTTTTCGCTTTCCCATCGCAGCTCGATGGGAAATACGTCTTGCGTGCTCATCGCGGGTCTCCTTTTCTTGTCTGTCTGTATTCTTCAGGTGCCTTGCAGGTAGAAGGCATCGGCATGGGTCTGCTCGGGCGCGAGGCCGCGCGCATGCACCAGCTGCGTCACGGCCTCGACCATGGGCGGCGAGCCGCAGAGGTAGGCGCGCCAGCCCTCGAGGCCGCCGGGCCAGTCGGCGCGGATGGCGTCGGTGATGAGGCCCAGGCGCTGGTTTTCGCGCGCGGGGCCGGTGACGACCACCACATGCACCTTCAGCCCGGGATGCCGCGCTTGCAGTTCGGTGAGTTCGGCCAATCCATACACGTCGGCGTCGGAGCGCACGCCAAGGTACAGGTGAATCGGCTGCATCAGGTCGGCCGCAATCGCACCGCGAACGATCGAGAGAATGGGCGCGAGCCCCGTTCCGCCGGCCGCGCAGAGCATCGGCCCGCGGTGCTTCGTGCGCAGGTAGGCCGTGCCGAGCGGGCCGCTCACGCGCACCGCATCGCCCACGCGCAACTGCTCGAAGATGTGCGCGGTGACACGCCCGCCCGGCACCTTGCGTATATGAAATTCAAGCTCGGCATCGCGGCTGAGCCCGGCCATCGAATACGGCCGGGCCAGGTCCGGTGCGAACTGCAGCTGCGCGTACTGGCCCGGTGAAAATTCCAATGGCTTGTTTGGCTTGAGCCGCAGGCGGCGGATGTCGTGGGTGAGCACGTCGATGCCGGTCACGGTCGCCTTCAAGATGCGCGCCGGGTGCACCACCACCTCGTCGGGCTCCGGAATCTCGATGGTGCAGCTTTCGGTCAGCGTGCTCTGGCAGGCGAGCACGTAGCGCTCGCCCTGCCCGTCGGGCCGTATCGCGTCTTGCCCG from Variovorax paradoxus includes these protein-coding regions:
- a CDS encoding 2Fe-2S iron-sulfur cluster-binding protein produces the protein MDLHIHPIARTLEVRPGANLLEVLREHHVPVSYSCMSGRCGTCRCKVVAGQVLDAGQDAIRPDGQGERYVLACQSTLTESCTIEIPEPDEVVVHPARILKATVTGIDVLTHDIRRLRLKPNKPLEFSPGQYAQLQFAPDLARPYSMAGLSRDAELEFHIRKVPGGRVTAHIFEQLRVGDAVRVSGPLGTAYLRTKHRGPMLCAAGGTGLAPILSIVRGAIAADLMQPIHLYLGVRSDADVYGLAELTELQARHPGLKVHVVVVTGPARENQRLGLITDAIRADWPGGLEGWRAYLCGSPPMVEAVTQLVHARGLAPEQTHADAFYLQGT
- a CDS encoding aromatic-ring-hydroxylating dioxygenase subunit beta, encoding MNLDANAYLELSRLYAAYAHAVDSGQWDLWPAFFIDECSYRLQPRENHERGLPLATLSFESRGMLEDRVYGIKETLFHDPYYQRHVVGLPLVHKVDADGTIHSEANYAVFRTKLDQASTVFNVGRYIDTVVATPEGLKFATRLCVFDSEMIPNSIIYPI
- a CDS encoding aromatic ring-hydroxylating dioxygenase subunit alpha — translated: MSTQDVFPIELRWESEKTSRIPFMAYTDEALHKKELQRFFYEKHWCYVGLEAEIPNTGDFKRTAIGERSVVMSRDEAGAIHVFENVCAHRGMQFCRERHGNKKEFVCPYHQWNYTLKGDLQGVPFRRGVKQDGKVNGGMPADFKTEEHGLNKLKVASRGGVVFASFDHDIEPFEDFLGPDILGYFDRLFDGRKLTILGYSRQRIPGNWKLMQENIKDPYHPGLLHTWFVTFGLWRADNKSELKMDSHGRHAAMISTRGSAGKAAQVTQVSSFKESMQLKDPRFLDIVPEPWWNGPTAVMMTLFPSLILQQQVNSVSTRHIQPVGHDAFDFVWTHFGFEDDTEEMTQRRLRQANLFGPAGFVSADDGEVIEFSQEGFEQKPYHRTLAELGGREVENTDHMVTETLIRGMYRYWREVMEAA
- a CDS encoding non-heme iron oxygenase ferredoxin subunit; the encoded protein is MTTVTWIDAASVDEVPADDVVGIEVQGRDIALYGTEDGIHATDNICTHGHARLCDGFLEGHEIECPLHQGRFDVRTGKAMCAPLTEDLRSYPVKIEGGRVYLAIEQ